A stretch of Plasmodium chabaudi chabaudi strain AS genome assembly, chromosome: 14 DNA encodes these proteins:
- a CDS encoding tyrosine recombinase, putative yields MMKKVVKVILCILVVNHLRSVKSFIINTNNTFDITDFKNCNNLINTKTKYFKNKNVSIKKNIIFLKDYEKEENDDIDEDIDSEDISSIRSNESEKSIKKNKIKNVGKKKKKRKKVSNVLKCKSCTKPLKPRAKFCVHCGSNVSVEKIKLKKYIEDIYLPLRKEEVSANTYRVERGFWNDILPKLGKYELHELGSNNWESFLKYLKSKNCSPRTMALYQSTYQQSLKYALYRDYLKSVHNFRKIKKSTIPRRKTIPLSPKEIELLLKNSGDMHRAIFATSIGIGLRPSEVLRILWEDINFEKKEIFIKGEKTKYSNTAIPLTNFAYTELIKWWEIEKKPSKGLCFYQETINNKFNYTDTKTPLKTFKTALKGAAKRAGIEVSEDGKKRRIFPYLLRHSFATIAASSNPPVPLPVAQAIMRHSSSKMLLDTYTKAGNNIIRDGLDNFKI; encoded by the exons ATGATGAAGAAGGTAGTGAAagttattttatgtattctTGTTGTTAATCATCTGAGGAGTGTTAAAagttttattatcaatacaaataatacatttgATATAACCGATttcaaaaattgtaataatttaataaatacgaaaacgaaatattttaaaaataagaatgtgtctataaaaaaaaatataatttttttaaaggattatgaaaaagaagaaaatgatgatatcGATGAGGATATAGATAGCGAAGATATTAGTTCGATTCGTTCTAATGAGTCGGAAAAgtctattaaaaaaaacaaaattaagaatgtgggaaaaaaaaagaaaaaacgaaaaaaagtTAGTAATGTGTTAAAATGTAAATCATGTACTAAACCCCTAAAGCCAA GAGCCAAGTTTTGCGTTCATTGTGGCTCGAATGTTTCggttgaaaaaattaaactgaagaaatatatagaagatatttatttgcCACTAAG AAAAGAGGAAGTCAGTGCAAACACATATCGTGTTGAAAGGGGATTTTGGAATGATATATTACca aaaTTGGGAAAATACGAGCTTCATGAATTGGGATCAAACAATTGGGAAAGCTTTTTAaa ATATTTAAAATCAAAGAATTGCTCTCCAAGGACCATGGCCCTATATCAATCTACATACCAG CAATCATTGAAATATGCTCTATATAGGGATTATTTAAAGAGCGTACATAATTTTCgtaaaatcaaaaaaagtaCTATTCCCAGAAGAAAAACAATTCCTCTATCACCAAAAGAG ATTGAGTTATTGCTAAAGAACAGTGGGGATATGCATCGAGCTATATTTGCCACAAGTATAG GCATAGGCTTGCGTCCTTCTGAAGTATTAAGAATTTTATGGGAAGACATAAACTTTGAAAAGAAggaaatttttattaaaggagaaaaaacaaaatatagtaACACTGCTATACCTTTAACCAATTTTGCTTACACCGAGTTGATAAAATG GTGggaaatagaaaaaaagcCGTCAAAAGGATTATGCTTTTATCAGGAGACtatcaataataaatttaattacaCAGACACGAAAACTCCATTAA AGACGTTTAAGACCGCATTAAAGGGGGCTGCTAAAAG AGCTGGAATCGAAGTTAGTGAAGatggaaaaaaacgaagaaTATTTCCTTACTTGCTAAg gCATTCCTTTGCAACTATTGCTGCATCATCTAACCCACCAGTCCCATTACCAGTAGCACAA gcAATTATGAGGCATTCCTCAtcaaaaatgttattaGATACATACACAAAAGCAGGTAATAACATAATTAGGGATGGGCTAGATaactttaaaatataa
- a CDS encoding mRNA-decapping enzyme 2, putative translates to MYMKKDSYKYYYKNVYKYSNNTGRSKKVFSAQRIKNLAKDKKLLDDALLDCYGRFIALLPEFLLKDHVHLYFQIQEAYWWYDDMWQDKYPDKLPKLSLKTFGYLICDDCPILKKYVPPSAHEKFSLNWRRYCRTIPLRGAILLNHNLKKCLLVKGWSTDNWSFPKGKIDELEEDSVCACREIYEEIGIDIFPYIDEQVYIETHIEDQPIKLFIIPGVKEDTQFQPKTRKEIGAIRWFEIEKIEKFFFYKNYKGKGYNLLFNNKKERINASVVCPFIPNLIKWIGILKKCIKGKSLEENGYMSSSIMAYKYQITGIDANIIKSLQKVDADSSEMIKTALPKSDDDDDFDGYYDNSEYVTKDAKAIEYNNKEKVELLGKNEKNYKEINELLNTYMKSKDSNRNIEKKGGNNILYMNGGKNTQNNSNRNDGHNGTMNNTISNEYNSERKESFPILLEKKSIGNLKIYEHVENYSDESVDFLKKGDTVKDHRKVVHSSPAMNEMLKFLENNDQEDSSNDDNKSEIPKTYNNKNISNTNNTDESDDDYSNNNNKFNESKMGVNKNNSEKKLSKDGSKVLGIGDNNYHDKMIVANNDCKNTLVKYINKDAKGMDYNNNKKGMSISSNGSISNNKGKYDNSRNNRNVKNGRNSRNSNIYGYNLNNNNYNYYYNNTKEYNTAMKGGDWDYYDRNYRYNFNKIKTGHLSALRLKEVGLRSFDDQDIDKRKKLHLHLYGNKKKLYQTNKDLYRYNQKSMKNEYKSLDDESVHYMPIKHKTKDSCNDKTFGYNHSNGWSPEDMFKLNEEKFGVHSTYNIDKYTTPLIYNEECASQVNKIAMQKTNFSQKLKIGKNGNDHGNKLITTIAKANNIKPTDTINNHTNEQKDIKEGTNRKSSMVNRGEHKNSLSNGNSAYGILPKSTLNIKVDLSSNNNSNKNEIKREDTGKNILNSNVSILEDTCENSYFQNKNEKNSIYNSKIGKLELAYNNNDTILKGLKQQNENYHNKSDSTDEDMENTRAANEKLREQFLQKLKKEKAGISNNMSSLYTKNDILGTIGSGININKRELVKAIIKNYYKERGLTEGKEIGKSENPVDARENIESIEDIAERKHKLKQILNGGMKNMGLENDTINKVINKNTINKISQQEMNKSINHIGNNVDIMTVNKTAINNEDIKMVNRKNMNIPNINSKNVENIKEKLENGFLKNNNSGKLLLDLIKGSNKKQMTDENFFDSINNYNKKVMPENIKILSEQDILSKYYNREGTKDNTNNNNDNVKYAINKVGGQKNTKDEQLRNIKYDNIESVSKSNNSKSEQASSINTNNNFNEMAMIEKLSKHLNSYNPYE, encoded by the coding sequence atgtatatgaaaaaagactcatataaatattattacaagAATGTGTATAAGTACTCAAACAACACTGGGAGGTCAAAGAAGGTATTTAGTGCCCAAAGAATTAAGAATTTAGCTaaagacaaaaaattattagatGATGCTTTATTAGACTGTTATGGACGATTCATAGCTTTGCTTCcagaatttttattaaaagacCATGTGcacttatattttcaaattcaAGAAGCTTATTGGTGGTATGATGATATGTGGCAAGACAAATATCCTGATAAATTACCAAAATTGAGTTTAAAAACATTTGGCTATTTAATATGTGATGATTGtccaatattaaaaaaatatgtaccCCCTTCAGCTCATGAAAAATTCTCATTAAATTGGAGGCGATATTGTAGAACTATACCTTTAAGGGGGGCAATTTTGTTGAACCACAATTTAAAGAAATGCTTATTAGTAAAAGGATGGAGCACAGATAACTGGTCTTTTCCCAAAGGTAAAATTGATGAACTCGAAGAAGATTCTGTTTGTGCTTGTAGAGAAATTTATGAAGAAATAGGAATAGatatatttccatatatAGATGAACAAGTGTATATAGAAACACATATTGAAGATCAAccaattaaattatttataataccCGGTGTAAAGGAAGACACTCAATTTCAACCCAAAACAAGAAAAGAAATAGGAGCAATTCGATGGTttgaaattgaaaaaatagaaaaatttttcttttataaaaattataaaggaaaaggatataatttattatttaataataaaaaggagCGTATTAATGCTTCAGTAGTTTGCCCTTTTATaccaaatttaataaaatggatagggatattaaaaaaatgtataaaaggAAAATCTTTAGAAGAAAATGGATATATGTCAAGTAGTATAATGGCATATAAGTATCAAATAACTGGAATAGAtgcaaatattattaaaagtcTTCAAAAGGTCGACGCCGATTCATCtgaaatgataaaaacCGCTTTACCTAAAAgtgatgatgatgatgattTTGATGGTTATTATGATAATTCTGAATATGTAACAAAAGATGCGAAAGCAatagaatataataacaaagaGAAAGTCGAATTATTAggaaaaaacgaaaaaaattacaaagaaataaatgaattattaaacACGTACATGAAAAGTAAGGATAGCAATCGAAATATAGAAAAGAAAGGaggaaataatattttatatatgaatggGGGAAAGAATACTCAAAACAATTCGAATCGTAATGATGGACATAATGGGACTATGAATAATACTATTtctaatgaatataatagcgaaagaaaagaatcttttccaattttattagaaaaaaaaagtataggtaatttaaaaatatatgagcATGTAGAAAATTATAGTGATGAATCCGtggattttttaaaaaagggaGACACAGTAAAAGATCATCGAAAAGTTGTACATTCTTCACCGGCTATGAATGAGATGCtaaaatttttagaaaataatgatcaGGAAGACAGTAgtaatgatgataataagAGTGAAATACCCAAaacttataataataaaaatatatccaatacaaataatactGATGAAAGTGATGATGACTATAGTAATAACaacaataaatttaatgagAGCAAAATGGGggttaacaaaaataacagtgaaaaaaaattaagcaAAGATGGAAGTAAGGTACTTGGTATAGGAGACAATAATTATCATGATAAAATGATAGTAGCAAATAATGATTGCAAAAACACtttagtaaaatatattaacaaagaTGCAAAAGGTATggattataataataataaaaaaggaatgaGTATTAGCAGTAATGGAAGtattagtaataataaaggaaaatatgataattcTAGGAATAACCGAAATGTTAAAAACGGTAGGAATAGTAGGaatagtaatatatatggatataatttaaataataataattataactattattataataatacgaAGGAATATAATACAGCTATGAAAGGTGGTGATTGGGATTATTATGATCGAAACTATcgatataattttaataaaataaaaacggGTCATTTATCAGCTTTACGATTGAAAGAAGTAGGTTTAAGAAGTTTTGATGATCAAGATATAGATAAAAGGAAAAAGTTGcatttacatttatatggaaataaaaaaaaattatatcaaaCAAATAAAGATTTATATAGGTATAATCAAAAAAGcatgaaaaatgaatataaatcatTAGATGATGAATCAGTTCATTATATGCCAATTAAGCATAAAACCAAAGATTCTTGTAATGATAAAACTTTTGGTTATAATCATTCAAATGGTTGGAGCCCTGAGGATatgtttaaattaaatgaagaaaaattcGGTGTCCATTCGACTTATAATATAGATAAGTATACTACtccattaatatataatgaagaaTGTGCATCACaagttaataaaattgctatgcaaaaaacaaattttagCCAGAAACTAAAAATCggtaaaaatggaaatgatcatggaaataaattaattacaACTATAGCCAAagctaataatataaaacctACTGATACTATTAATAATCATACGAACGAACAAAAAGATATTAAGGAGGGAACAAATCGAAAGAGTTCCATGGTGAATCGGGGGGAGCATAAGAATTCATTAAGTAATGGAAATAGTGCATATGGAATTTTGCCTAAAAGCACTTTGAATATCAAAGTTGATCTTAGcagcaataataatagtaataaaaatgagaTAAAAAGAGAAGATACTGGCAAGAACATACTTAATAGTAATGTATCAATTTTAGAAGATACTTGTGAAAATagttattttcaaaataaaaatgaaaaaaatagtatatataattctaaAATTGGTAAGTTGGAATTGgcttataataataatgatactATTTTAAAAGGTCTTAAgcaacaaaatgaaaattaccATAATAAATCTGATAGTACAGATGAAGATATGGAAAATACGAGAGCTGCTAATGAAAAACTCAGAGAGCAATTTCTTCAAAAActtaaaaaggaaaaagctggcatatcaaataatatgagTTCTCTATATAcgaaaaatgatatattggGAACTATTGGTAGCGGAATCAATATCAATAAGAGGGAACTAGTCAAAGCAATTATaaagaattattataaagaaaGGGGGCTAACAGAAGGTAAAGAAATAGGGAAATCAGAAAATCCTGTAGATGCTCgagaaaatatagaaagCATAGAAGATATAGCAGAAAGGAAACACAAATTGAAACAAATTTTGAATGGaggaatgaaaaatatgggTTTAGAAAACGATActataaataaagtaataaataagaatacaattaataaaataagccAACAggaaatgaataaaagTATTAATCATATTGGAAATAATGTGGATATTATGACGGTTAATAAAACtgcaataaataatgaagatataaaaatggtaaatagaaaaaatatgaacatacCCAATATAAATTCTAAAAATGTAGAAAACATAAAGGAGAAATTAGAAAATGGATTTTTAAAGAATAACAATTCAGGTAAACTTTTATTAGACTTAATTAAAGGAAGTAACAAAAAGCAAATGACCGATGAAAACTTTTTTGATTCAATTAATAACTATAATAAGAAAGTTATGCCagaaaatatcaaaattttaagtGAACAAGATATATTAAGTAAATACTACAATAGAGAAGGCACTAAggataatacaaataataataatgataatgtgAAATATGCTATTAATAAAGTTGGTGGTCAAAAGAATACTAAAGACGAGCAACTaaggaatataaaatatgacaaTATTGAAAGTGTATCTAaaagtaataatagtaaaagCGAACAGGCTTCTTCtattaatacaaataacaattttaatgaaatGGCTATGATTGAAAAGCTATCGAAGCATTTAAACAGTTACAATCCTTATGAATGA